The DNA sequence ACGGCGTTTGAGGCCATGTTCCTCTTCGACGTACAGACGGTCCTTGATAATATCCAGATAGAATGCGGACAGATCCACGACGCACAGGTTGTGCAGAGTGTGGTAGACCTTGTGGAATTCAAAGTTTCTGTAGGCTTCCTTGATGGTTTCGTGATGCCGTGAGACCATGTCCAGAGCATATCGATCCAAGGGGACCATCTCTGAAGGAGCCACTTTGTCAGCCGGATCAAAATCATTCAAGTTGGACAACAGATACCGGCAAGTGTTGCGAATTCGACGATAGGCATCCACCAGTCTGTTCAGTGTTTCATCCGAAATGCGAATGTCTTCCTGATAGTTGGAAGCTGAAACCCACATGCGCAGGATTTCCGCACCATATTTATCGATGATTTCCTGTGGAGCTAGGACGTTTCCGATGGATTTTGACATCTTGCGACCTTCGGAATCAACGACGTAGCCGTGGGTCAGAACGGTCTTGTACGGTGGGACTTCACGGGTGCCCATGGAAGCGAGCAGGGAGCTGTGGAACCAGCCCCGGTGCTGATCCGAGCCTTCAAGATAGAGGTCGGCGGGGAAGCGGGTTTCCTTGCGCTGTTCGACGACCGCGGCAAAGCTGGTTCCTGAGTCGAACCAGACGTCCAGGATGTCGGTTTCTCGTTTCCAGTGCTTGCCACCACATTTGGGACAGGTCAGTCCTTCGGGAACAATCTCTTCCAGCGGGGCTTCAAACCAGTAGTCACAGCCTGTTTCGTGCTGCGCATATTTGTCGCAGATGTCATAGACCCACTGAGCGTCAAACCAGGTCTCATCGCAGTCTTCACAGATCAGCGCAGAGATGGGCACACCCCAGTTGCGTTGACGGGAAATGCACCAGTCCGGTCTGTTTTCGACCATGTTGTAAATTCGTTCTTCACCCCAGGACGGCACCCATTGGACATCGTTTCGGATAGCGTCCAGAGCATTGGTACGCAGGTTGTTTTCGTCCATGCCGATGAACCATTGCGTGGTCGCTCGGAAGATGACCGGTTTCTTGCACCGCCAGCAATGCGGGTAGGAGTGGGTGATATCTTCTTTGGCCATGAGGTTGCCAAGCTCGGTCAGTTTTTCGATGACCTTGGGATTGGCTTCCCACACGTTCAACCCGGCAAAGTGTTCGACTTCACTCAGGAATTCACCACGATCATTCATGGGGGAGTAAACTTCAAGACCGTATTTGATGCCGGTCTCGAAGTCTTCCCGGCCATGACCGGGAGCCGTGTGAACACAGCCGGTGCCGGTTTCCAACGTGACATAATCGGCCAGCACGACCTGAGAAGGGCGGTCGTAAATGGGGTGTTTGGCCTGAAGTCCTTCCAAATCGGCTCCGCGAACGGTTGTGAGCACCTTGGGAGTGTCCCAGCCGAACTTTTCGGTGCATTCTTCGAGCAATCCTTCGGCCAGTACATAAAAGTCGCCGCCGACTTCAACCACTGCGTAGTCAAAGTTGGGATGCACAGCCACGCCCATGTTGTCGGGAATGGTCCACGGAGTGGTCGTCCAGATCAGGATGAACAGCTTGTTGATGTCGACGTCAGCAATTTTCTTGAAATTTTCATCGGCCATGGGGAAGCGGACATAGATGGATGGGGATGTGTGATCCTCATATTCCACCTCGGCCTCGGCCAGGGCGGTGCGGCAGTCGCAGCACCAGTAGATCGGTTTTTTCCCGCGAACAACACCGTCGCGCTCCATGAATTTGCCAAGCTCTCTGGCCGTGGCTGCTTCATATTCGGGTTTCATGGTCATGTAGGGATCATCCCAGGCACCGAGAACGCCAAGGCGTTTGAATTCCTTGCGTTGGGTGTCCAGCCATTTGGCTGCGTAGCTCCGGCAGATCTTGCGGATGGTCAGGGTGTCGAGTTCTTTTTTCTTTTTTTTGAGTTCCTGCTCGACCTTGTGTTCGATAGGCAGGCCATGACAGTCCCAGCCGGGAACGTATTGGGCTTGCTGTCCCT is a window from the Pseudodesulfovibrio sp. JC047 genome containing:
- the ileS gene encoding isoleucine--tRNA ligase, yielding MSDYKKTLLLPKTKFPMKANLKQREPEMLKFWEQNKSYDRMVEAGDPDKEYVLHDGPPYANGHIHMGTALNKVLKDIVVKSRNMQGQQAQYVPGWDCHGLPIEHKVEQELKKKKKELDTLTIRKICRSYAAKWLDTQRKEFKRLGVLGAWDDPYMTMKPEYEAATARELGKFMERDGVVRGKKPIYWCCDCRTALAEAEVEYEDHTSPSIYVRFPMADENFKKIADVDINKLFILIWTTTPWTIPDNMGVAVHPNFDYAVVEVGGDFYVLAEGLLEECTEKFGWDTPKVLTTVRGADLEGLQAKHPIYDRPSQVVLADYVTLETGTGCVHTAPGHGREDFETGIKYGLEVYSPMNDRGEFLSEVEHFAGLNVWEANPKVIEKLTELGNLMAKEDITHSYPHCWRCKKPVIFRATTQWFIGMDENNLRTNALDAIRNDVQWVPSWGEERIYNMVENRPDWCISRQRNWGVPISALICEDCDETWFDAQWVYDICDKYAQHETGCDYWFEAPLEEIVPEGLTCPKCGGKHWKRETDILDVWFDSGTSFAAVVEQRKETRFPADLYLEGSDQHRGWFHSSLLASMGTREVPPYKTVLTHGYVVDSEGRKMSKSIGNVLAPQEIIDKYGAEILRMWVSASNYQEDIRISDETLNRLVDAYRRIRNTCRYLLSNLNDFDPADKVAPSEMVPLDRYALDMVSRHHETIKEAYRNFEFHKVYHTLHNLCVVDLSAFYLDIIKDRLYVEEEHGLKRRSAQTVLWQILLMLLEDMAPVLSFTAEEAFQNLPEAIKNNLSQDKTVFALRFIPEDAQMTDAERTKWETLVQVRAEVNKAIEPKRKDGVIGKSLDAQVTVYANEDIRNLVDSKDIDPREFFIVSKLILAANDTIPADAYQSEEMEGLAVTVEAAVGTKCERCWRISEDLGTDAAYPDVCPRCTDVLKKLA